One segment of Ipomoea triloba cultivar NCNSP0323 chromosome 12, ASM357664v1 DNA contains the following:
- the LOC116000274 gene encoding homeobox protein BEL1 homolog has product MLCMAGQGEEKTRSAMVTTTGYWYADAPTNPQIHQIQQNFEPNPEIYNLTTGMEMIGWKSFFNKGAAAAACGGGGGGGPSSSKTGLSGEPSTSHEFYHQDFSTTSDTMMGGAPPPPGGAGGGAWVEDDPSLRCVFPCEGNERPSQGLSLSLSSSNPSAIGLQSFELRHHENDLRAPMMQHDGFLGKAVSNLNHPSETGYFQIRNSKYLGPAQDLLNEFCCLGTSADNSNHHSAKMKLQKTSQWQDENSASAASSSKKPSLGSLDLLELQKRKTKLLQMLEEVDRRYKHYCDQMKAVVSSFEAVAGNGAATVYSALASKAMSRHFRCLKDGIVAQIKAIKKATSEKDTVAPGTTKGETPRLRALDQALRQQRAFQQMTMMESHPWRPQRGLPERSVSVLRAWLFEHFLHPYPSDVDKHILARQTGLSRSQVSNWFINARVRLWKPMVEEMYVEETKEQENLLATSDDNGEGAGRNLQNPRNDTEDQKPNLVRIDSECISSIINNHPAAADDKNNASDQPRGGGEDDHHHQHHLHHQQAAFQIFGARGGGGDHQFGPVGMDFSSYSGGAAFSYAAVGGGSGGKSGGGGGGGVSLTLGLQQQGGNGGMGLAAAAASSSSLFYPRDQIEDCQTVPYSLLDSEGQNLPYRNLMGAQLLHDLAG; this is encoded by the exons ATGTTATGTATGGCTGGGCAAGGCGAAGAGAAAACCAGGTCGGCTATGGTGACAACAACCGGATATTGGTACGCTGATGCTCCAACCAATCCTCAGATTCATCAAATACAGCAAAACTTTGAGCCCAATCCGGAGATCTATAATTTAACCACTGGGATGGAGATGATAGGGTGGAAGAGTTTCTTTAACAaaggcgccgccgccgccgcctgcggcggcggcggcggcggggggCCGTCGTCTTCCAAGACGGGTCTTTCCGGCGAGCCATCCACGAGCCATGAGTTTTACCATCAAGATTTCAGTACTACTAGCGACACCATGATGGGCGgagcgccgccgccgcctggCGGCGCCGGCGGCGGGGCGTGGGTGGAGGATGATCCGTCTCTAAGATGCGTGTTTCCTTGCGAGGGAAACGAGAGGCCGAGCCAGGGGCTTTCGCTGTCTCTCAGCTCCTCTAATCCTTCTGCGATTGGGTTACAGTCTTTTGAGCTGAGACACCATGAGAATGATCTGAGGGCTCCTATGATGCAGCATGATGGGTTCCTGGGAAAAGCTGTTTCGAATCTGAACCACCCATCAGAAACCGGCTATTTCCAGATCAGAAACTCAAAGTATTTGGGGCCTGCCCAGGACCTCTTAAATGAGTTTTGTTGCCTGGGAACTTCTGCAGATAATAGCAATCATCATTCTGCCAAAATGAAGCTCCAGAAGACCAGTCAATGGCAGGATGAGAACAGTGCATCTGCAGCTTCTTCTTCCAAAAAGCCCTCTTTGGGTTCCCTTGACCTCCTTGAATTGCAGAAGAGAAAAACCAAGCTCCTTCAAATGCTTGAAGAG GTTGACAGAAGATACAAGCACTATTGCGATCAAATGAAGGCGGTGGTCTCCTCCTTCGAGGCGGTGGCCGGAAACGGGGCGGCCACCGTGTACTCCGCCTTGGCTTCCAAGGCGATGTCGAGGCATTTTAGGTGCCTCAAAGACGGGATCGTGGCCCAAATCAAGGCCATCAAGAAGGCCACGAGCGAGAAGGACACGGTGGCGCCCGGCACCACCAAAGGAGAAACGCCGCGGCTTAGAGCCCTCGATCAAGCCCTCCGGCAACAAAGGGCTTTCCAGCAAATGACCATGATGGAAAGCCACCCATGGCGCCCCCAACGCGGCCTGCCGGAGCGATCCGTCTCCGTTCTCCGGGCTTGGCTCTTCGAGCACTTTCTCCACCC GTACCCCAGTGATGTGGATAAACATATTTTAGCTCGCCAAACTGGTCTTTCAAGAAGCCAG GTGTCTAATTGGTTCATCAATGCAAGGGTGAGGCTATGGAAGCCTATGGTGGAGGAGATGTATGTGGAAGAAACAAAGGAACAAGAGAATCTCCTTGCCACGTCGGACGACAATGGGGAAGGCGCCGGGCGGAACCTCCAGAATCCTAGGAACGACACGGAGGATCAGAAGCCAAACCTCGTACGCATAGACTCCGAGTGCATCTCCTCCATCATCAACAACCACCCCGCCGCCGCCGACGATAAGAACAACGCCAGCGATCAACCCAGAGGCGGCGGCGAGGATgatcaccaccaccaacaccacctTCATCATCAACAGGCGGCGTTTCAAATCTTCGGGGCCCGAGGCGGCGGTGGGGACCACCAATTTGGGCCGGTGGGGATGGACTTCTCGTCCTACTCCGGCGGAGCCGCCTTCAGCTACGCCGCAGTGGGTGGTGGCAGCGGAGGGAaaagcggcggcggcggcggcggcggcgtgtCGTTGACGCTGGGACTGCAACAGCAAGGGGGAAACGGAGGAATGGgtttggcggcggcggcggcgagtTCATCGTCTCTCTTCTACCCTAGAGACCAAATTGAAGATTGCCAAACAGTCCCTTATTCACTTCTGGACAGTGAAGGTCAGAACTTGCCATATAGGAACTTGATGGGTGCACAGTTGCTCCATGATTTGGCCGGTTAG
- the LOC115999526 gene encoding uncharacterized protein K02A2.6-like, producing the protein MENTDADMHSKLTQEAPEYVSKIARIEEIGAPSIDVIEVRPVEIGEPDWMYDLKNYIANGTLPDDSSLAKKVKLRAPRFQLVDDRLYKRSYGGPLLRCLTSDEAKIVMEEVHEGICSAHQGPRTLAQKIILMGYYWPSINLDCEQYVRRCATCQEFHKLPGRPATYYQPVSEVIPFARWGVDLIGAFPMAVGRKKYVIVAIDYFTKWVEAKALATITSQQCQKFLWKNVITRFGVPVQLITDNGTQFDSRPFKNFMAHLGIRHTRVAVAYPQANGQVENTNRTILDGLKKKLQTAGRGWVDELSYVLWTYRTTPRRATNETPFSLTYGFEARVPIEAWLPTTREKNYDPEENDEMQGTXLKSEKMVKEK; encoded by the coding sequence ATGGAGAACACGGACGCTGACATGCACTCCaagttgactcaagaagctCCTGAATACGTGTCCAAGATCGCACGCATTGAAGAAATCGGAGCGCCAAGCATTGACGTCATAGAGGTCCGACCGGTTGAGATAGGCGAGCCAGACTGGATGTACGACTTGAAGAATTACATCGCCAACGGCACTCTACCTGACGACTCCTCCCTGGCAAAGAAAGTTAAGTTGAGGGCACCGCGCTTCCAATTGGTCGATGATAGACTCTACAAAAGATCATATGGTGGACCGCTTCTTCGGTGCTTAACCAGCGACGAGGCGAAAATTGTGATGGAAGAAGTTCATGAGGGGATCTGTTCTGCCCATCAAGGACCGAGAACACTCGCGCAAAAGATCATTCTGATGGGTTACTACTGGCCTTCGATCAACTTGGATTGCGAGCAGTATGTTCGACGATGCGCCACTTGCCAAGAATTTCACAAGTTACCCGGTCGACCAGCCACCTACTATCAACCCGTCAGCGAAGTAATACCATTTGCGAGGTGGGGAGTGGACCTGATCGGAGCATTCCCAATGGCAGTTGGACGCAAAAAGTATGTGATCGTGGCGATCgactacttcaccaagtgggtggAAGCAAAGGCGCTGGCAACTATCACTTCTCAACAGTGTCAAAAGTTCCTTTGGAAAAATGTGATTACTCGTTTCGGGGTACCTGTTCAATTGATCACAGACAACGGGACACAATTTGACAGCCGGCCATTTAAGAACTTCATGGCTCATTTGGGCATAAGGCATACCCGGGTGGCCGTAGCTTACCCGCAAGCAAATGGTCAAGTGGAGAACACCAACCGGACGATCTTGGAtggattgaaaaagaaattgcaaactGCGGGTCGAGGCTGGGTTGATGAGCTTTCGTATGTTCTTTGGACGTACCGGACCACCCCGCGTCGGGCAACGAATGAGACACCTTTCTCCCTGACGTATGGATTCGAGGCAAGAGTCCCAATCGAAGCATGGCTCCCTACCACTCGGGAGAAAAATTACGATCCGGAAGAGAATGATGAGATGCAAGGTACGGANTTGAAGAGTGAGAAAATGGTTAAGGAAAAATGA
- the LOC115999525 gene encoding uncharacterized protein LOC115999525: MALRILIEQLIQNGELGQFVMKGDRNKGKTERNVWKRNPGKNNKAFVPPGSTDEKAVGKKPVIHVIYGGPEGGDSSRQRKQWARNLYVGTIHSEPREKKKRTEPISFTDDDLPLHGEAQNDPLVITLDVSGTDVQRVLVDTGSSVNILYFDVFTQLGLSTDRLTPIRTPLSGFTGDSIEVRTPLSGFTGDSIEVEGVIRLDVELGSQPNVLKTTMDFVVVKLKCVHNAILGRPGITRAAAVHLMGLEWPEETNVLLGNATCERSSSRTGRKAGFTPYPSRSTMES; the protein is encoded by the coding sequence ATGGCCTTGCGCATACTCATTGAACAACTCATTCAGAATGGAGAGTTGGggcaatttgtgatgaagggggatagaaacaaaggaaaaacgGAGAGGAATGTGTGGAAAAGGAATCCCGGAAAGAACAACAAGGCATTCGTCCCACCCGGGTCAACTGACGAGAAGGCGGTCGGAAAGAAACCAGTGATCCACGTCATCTACGGGGGCCCTGAAGGAGGTGATTCTTCGCGCCAAAGGAAGCAGTGGGCGAGGAACTTATACGTTGGGACGATCCACTCGGAGCCCCGAGAGAAGAAGAAGCGTACAGAGCCAATATCTTTCACTGACGATGATCTACCACTCCATGGGGAAGCCCAAAATGACCCGCTCGTCATCACACTAGATGTCAGCGGAACGGATGTCCAGCGGGTGCTGGTTGACACAGGGAGCTCGGTGAACATTTTATACTTTGATGTCTTTACACAATTAGGTTTGTCCACCGATCGGTTAACCCCCATTCGGACCCCGCTGTCTGGTTTCACGGGCGACTCCATAGAAGTTCGGACCCCGCTGTCTGGTTTCACGGGCGACTCCATAGAAGTAGAGGGAGTCATCCGCTTGGACGTGGAGTTGGGCAGCCAACCGAACGTATTGAAGactaccatggactttgtggtagtGAAATTGAAGTGTGTTCACAACGCCATACTTGGACGACCAGGCATCACTCGCGCAGCTGCTGTTCACCTAATGGGATTGGAGTGGCCTGAGGAGACCAACGTGCTGCTCGGCAATGCTACGTGCGAGCGGTCAAGCAGTCGGACCGGGAGGAAAGCAGGATTCACACCATATCCTAGCAGGTCGACCATGGAGAGCTGA
- the LOC116000266 gene encoding cellulose synthase A catalytic subunit 1 [UDP-forming]-like, producing the protein MEAGAGMVAGSHKRNELVRIRHDSDSAPKPLKDLNSQICQICGDAVGVTASGDAFVACNECAFPVCRACYEYERKDGNQACPQCKTRYKRQKGSARVDGDDEDDDADDLDDEFNHAQGNSKARRQWQGEDVDLSSSSRHESQPPIPLLMNGQPISGEIPPSATDTQSVRSMSGPLGPGDRHGHSIPYLDPRQPVPVRIVDPSKDLNTTYGLGNVDWKERVEGWKLKQEKTMVHVNNRYSDGKGGDTEVIGSNGEELQMADEARQPLSRVVPISSSHLTPYRVVIILRLIILGFFLQYRLTHPVNDAYPLWLVSVICEVWFALSWLLDQFPKWSPINRETYLDRLALRFDREGEPSQLAPVDVFVSTVDPMKEPPLITANTVLSILSVDYPVDKVSCYVSDDGSAMLTFESLSETAEFARKWVPFCKKFSIEPRAPEFYFAQKIDYLKDKIQPSFVKERRAMKREYEEFKVRINALVAKAQKMPEEGWTMQDGTPWPGNNSRDHPGMIQVFLGHSGGLDTDGNELPRLVYVSREKRPGFQHHKKAGAMNALIRVSAVLTNGAYLLNVDCDHYFNNSKALKEAMCFMMDPAYGKKTCYVQFPQRFDGIDLHDRYANRNIVFFDINLKGLDGLQGPVYVGTGCCFNRQALYGYDPVLTEADLEPNIIVKSCCGSRKKGRNGNKKYIDQKRAAKRTESTIPIFNMEDIEEGFEGYDDEKSLLMSQKSLEKRFGQSPVFIAATFMEQGGIPPSTNPATLLKEAIHVISCGYEDKTEWGKEIGWIYGSVTEDILTGFKMHARGWISVYCMPPRPAFKGSAPINLSDRLNQVLRWALGSIEIFLSRHCPIWYGYNGKLKLLERIAYINTIVYPLTSIPLLAYCILPAICLLTGKFIVPEISNYASAWFILLFVSIFATGILELRWSGVSIEDWWRNEQFWVIGGTSAHLFAVFQGLLKVLAGIDTNFTVTSKASDEDGDFAELYVFKWTSLLIPPTTVLIVNLVGIVAGVSFAINSGYQSWGPLFGRLFFAIWVIVHLYPFLKGLLGRQNRTPTIVIVWSILLASIFSLLWVRIDPFTSDSAKAAARGQCGINC; encoded by the exons ATGGAGGCCGGTGCTGGGATGGTTGCCGGATCGCACAAGCGGAATGAGTTGGTTCGAATCCGCCATGATTCTGATAGTGCG CCAAAACCCCTTAAGGATCTGAATAGTCAGATATGTCAGATTTGTGGTGATGCTGTTGGGGTGACTGCTAGTGGTGATGCATTTGTTGCGTGTAATGAGTGTGCCTTCCCTGTTTGCCGGGCTTGTTATGAGTATGAGCGCAAAGATGGAAATCAAGCATGTCCCCAGTGCAAAACTAGATACAAGAGACAAAAAG GGAGTGCACGAGTTGATGgggatgatgaggatgatgatgctGATGACCTGGATGATGAGTTTAATCATGCCCAGGGGAATAGCAAGGCTAGACGCCAGTGGCAGGGAGAAGATGTGgatctctcttcttcttctagaCATGAGTCTCAGCCGCCAATACCTCTTCTCATGAATGGTCAGCCT ATTTCTGGTGAAATCCCTCCAAGTGCTACAGATACTCAATCTGTAAGGAGCATGTCAGGACCTTTGGGTCCTGGTGACAGGCATGGCCACTCAATTCCATATCTCGACCCTAGACAGCCAG TTCCTGTGAGAATTGTGGACCCTTCGAAGGACTTGAATACTACTTATGGACTTGGAAATGTTGACTGGAAAGAGAGGGTGGAAGGCTGGAAACTTAAACAGGAGAAAACAATGGTGCATGTGAACAACAGATACTCGGATGGGAAAGGAGGAGATACTGAAGTGATAGGGTCGAATGGAGAAGAGCTACAGAT GGCTGATGAAGCTCGCCAACCCCTAAGTCGCGTTGTGCCTATTTCTTCTTCTCACCTTACTCCCTATCGTGTTGTGATTATACTTCGGCTGATCATCTTGGGATTTTTCTTGCAATACCGGCTTACTCACCCTGTGAATGATGCCTATCCTTTGTGGCTGGTATCAGTTATCTGTGAGGTCTGGTTTGCCTTATCTTGGCTTTTGGATCAGTTCCCAAAATGGTCACCCATCAATCGTGAGACCTACCTAGACAGGCTTGCATTAAG ATTTGATAGGGAAGGGGAGCCTTCCCAATTAGCACCAGTAGATGTGTTTGTCAGTACTGTGGATCCCATGAAGGAGCCTCCTCTCATTACAGCAAACACAGTGTTGTCAATCCTTTCTGTGGATTACCCCGTCGACAAGGTCTCGTGCTATGTTTCTGATGATGGTTCAGCAATGTTAACATTTGAATCCCTCTCAGAGACTGCAGAGTTTGCAAGGAAATGGGTGCCCTTCTGTAAGAAGTTTAGTATCGAGCCTCGGGCTCCTGAGTTCTATTTTGCTCAAAAGATTGATTATCTGAAGGACAAGATTCAGCCTTCATTTGTGAAAGAGCGCAGGGCAATGAAG AGGGAGTATGAAGAATTTAAGGTACGCATCAATGCACTTGTTGCAAAAGCACAAAAGATGCCCGAGGAAGGTTGGACAATGCAAGATGGAACCCCTTGGCCTGGAAACAACTCTAGGGATCATCCCGGAATGATCCAG GTCTTCTTGGGCCACAGTGGGGGGCTTGATACAGATGGAAATGAACTTCCTCGTCTGGTTTATGTTTCCCGTGAAAAGAGGCCGGGATTTCAACACCACAAGAAGGCTGGAGCTATGAATGCTTTG ATTCGAGTGTCTGCTGTCCTTACTAATGGAGCATATCTTTTGAACGTTGATTGTGATCACTACTTCAACAACAGTAAAGCACTTAAAGAAGCTATGTGTTTCATGATGGATCCCGCTTATGGAAAGAAGACATGCTATGTTCAATTCCCCCAGAGATTTGATGGCATTGACTTGCATGATAGATATGCCAACCGCAACATTGTGTTCTTTGAT ATCAACTTGAAGGGGCTGGACGGCCTTCAAGGTCCTGTCTATGTGGGAACTGGATGTTGTTTCAACAGGCAAGCTTTGTATGGGTATGATCCGGTCTTAACTGAGGCTGATTTGGAGCCAAACATTATCGTCAAGAGCTGTTGTGGCTCTCGGAAGAAGGGAAGGAATGGCAACAAGAAATACATTGATCAGAAGAGGGCAGCTAAACGAACCGAATCCACTATTCCAATTTTCAATATGGAGGACATTGAAGAGGGTTTTGAAG GGTATGATGACGAGAAGTCTCTTCTCATGTCTCAAAAGAGCTTAGAGAAGCGGTTTGGTCAGTCCCCGGTTTTTATCGCTGCCACCTTTATGGAACAAGGAGGCATTCCACCGTCTACTAACCCCGCAACCCTCTTGAAAGAAGCAATCCATGTTATTAGTTGTGGTTACGAGGACAAGACTGAATGGGGGAAAGAG ATTGGATGGATCTACGGTTCTGTCACTGAAGATATCTTGACTGGGTTTAAGATGCACGCGAGAGGATGGATTTCAGTGTATTGCATGCCTCCTCGTCCAGCATTTAAGGGGTCCGCTCCAATCAATCTTTCTGATCGTTTAAACCAAGTGCTTCGATGGGCCTTGGGATCCATCGAAATTTTCCTCAGTCGTCATTGCCCTATATGGTATGGGTACAACGGAAAACTGAAGCTCTTGGAGAGAATAGCATACATTAACACCATCGTCTATCCTCTCACTTCAATCCCGTTGCTTGCATACTGCATTCTCCCCGCCATCTGTCTTCTAACGGGGAAGTTTATTGTTCCCGAG ATAAGCAACTATGCTAGTGCATGGTTCATTCTTCTCTTTGTATCCATTTTTGCGACTGGAATTCTGGAGCTAAGGTGGAGTGGTGTGTCTATAGAGGACTGGTGGAGAAACGAGCAGTTCTGGGTCATCGGGGGCACATCGGCCCATCTGTTTGCGGTGTTCCAGGGGCTCTTGAAAGTGCTAGCTGGGATCGACACCAATTTCACTGTCACCTCGAAGGCGTCCGACGAAGACGGGGACTTTGCGGAGCTCTACGTTTTCAAGTGGACCTCGCTCCTCATTCCCCCGACCACGGTCCTTATAGTGAACCTGGTAGGTATAGTCGCGGGGGTTTCGTTCGCCATAAACAGCGGGTATCAGTCGTGGGGTCCTCTGTTTGGAAGGCTGTTCTTCGCCATTTGGGTCATCGTCCACTTGTACCCTTTCCTCAAAGGTCTGCTGGGCAGGCAGAACCGCACGCCCACCATCGTCATCGTCTGGTCCATCCTCCTCGCGTCCATCTTCTCGTTGCTGTGGGTGCGCATCGACCCCTTCACGTCAGACAGCGCGAAAGCTGCCGCCAGAGGTCAGTGTGGCATCAACTGCTAA
- the LOC116000268 gene encoding golgin candidate 6 → MDLVAKYQGVVGRVFGNDNSSSSEDSYVERLLDRISNGTLADDRRTSIMELQSVVSESHAAQLAFGAMGFPVILSVLKEERDDVEMVRGALETLVSALTPISHGKVPKNEVQPALMNSDLLSGDVKNISLLLSLLSEEDFYVRYYTLQLLTALLTNSPNRLQEAILSIPRGITRLMDMLMDREVIRNEALLLLTYLTREAEEIQKIVVFEGAFEKIFSIIKEEGGSEGGVVVQDCLELLNNIIRNNASNQVLLRETVGFDSVIQILKLRGSAYKFTQQKTINLLSVLETINLLIMGSPETDAGKDANKLTNRTVLVQKKILDHLLMLGVESQWAPIAVRCAALQCIGDLIAGHPKNLEALATKVLGEEPQVEPALNSVLRILLRTSSRQEFVAADYVFKSFCEENPDGQSMLASTLIPQPLSTLYAPVEEDVNMSFGSMLLHGLTMGENDGYLETCGRAASVLSHILKGNNHCKEKVRRIELEAPMATFGGPEPLMHRLVKYLALTSSMRSKDGKSSTSGNIFVQAVILKLLVIWLSDCPSALESFLDSRPHLTYLLELVSDSSAIVCVRGLAAVLMGECIIYNKNNGTGRDALSIVDAISQKVGLTSYFQKFDEMQKSFLFTSAKPALARKPLTRSNAASMAGIEDVDDEAADQKNEDHPLLASIFDSQFVYFVKRLEAEIREKTVELYSQPKSQVAVVPAELEQKSGESDGDYINRLKNFVQKQCVEIQDLLSRNATLAEDLAKTGGDPSSQLEHRVSGGSERVQLETLRIDLQEASQRLEMLKTEKAKVEAEASMYKNLASKMESDLQSLSDAYNSLEETNFHLEKEVKSLKSSGATAAPDIEAIKAEAREEAQKESEAELNDLLVCLGQEQSKVEKLSTRLEELGEDVDKLLEGIGDDAGLGVDDDEDEQD, encoded by the exons ATGGATTTAGTGGCTAAGTATCAG GGTGTTGTTGGACGGGTGTTTGGCAATGATAATTCCAGTTCAAGTGAAGATAG TTATGTTGAGCGCTTGCTTGATCGCATAAGCAATGGTACGCTGGCTGACGACAGGAGAACTTCTATTATGGAACTTCAATCTGTTGTTTCTGAAAGTCATGCTGCACAACTAGCATTTGGAGCTATGG GTTTCCCTGTAATATTGAGTGTTTTAAAGGAGGAGCGAGATGATGTTGAGATG GTTCGTGGGGCTCTGGAAACTCTTGTTAGTGCTCTAACCCCAATTAGTCATGGAAAAGTGCCAAAGAATGAGGTTCAACCAGCTTTAATGAATAGTGACTTGCTTTCTGGAGatgtaaaaaatatttctctACTTTTAAGTTTGCTG TCAGAGGAGGATTTCTATGTGCGCTACTATACACTGCAGCTTTTAACAGCTCTTCTAACAAATTCTCCAAATAG GTTACAGGAAGCTATTCTGAGTATTCCCCGTGGTATTACACGACTCATGGACATGCTTATGGATCGTGAG GTCATAAGAAATGAGGCCCTGTTACTTCTCACATACTTGACCCGTGAAGCTGAG gaaattcaaaaaattgtggTATTTGAAGGTGCTTTTGAAAAGATATTTAGCATTATAAAAGAGGAGGGAGGCTCAGAAGGAGGAGTTGTTGTGCAG GACTGTCTTGAATTGTTGAACAATATCATTCGTAACAATGCATCAAATCAG GTATTACTCAGGGAGACAGTGGGCTTTGATTCTGTGATACAAATTCTTAAGCTCAGGGGTAGTGCCTACAAATTCACCCAACAGAAG ACAATAAACCTTCTCAGTGTGCTTGAAACGATTAATTTGCTAATTATGGGAAGTCCAGAAACTGATGCTGGAAAAGACGCAAATAAGCTGACAAACAGAACAGTCTTGGTTCAG AAAAAGATTCTGGACCATCTTTTGATGTTGGGAGTTGAAAGCCAATGGGCTCCCATTGCTGTGCGTTGTGCG GCACTCCAGTGCATTGGTGATCTAATTGCTGGTCACCCCAAGAATCTTGAAGCACTTGCAACAAAAGTACTGGGTGAGGAGCCTCAAGTGGAGCCTGCTTTGAATTCTGTGCTTCGTATCCTTCTTCGCACATCCAGCAGACAAGAGTTTGTAGCTGCTGATTATGTTTTTAAGAGCTTCTGTGAG GAAAATCCTGATGGTCAGTCAATGTTGGCATCTACATTAATTCCTCAGCCGCTATCAACTCTTTATGCTCCTGTTGAGGAGGATGTAAACATGTCATTTGGAAG CATGCTATTACATGGTCTTACAATGGGTGAAAATGATGGTTATCTTGAG ACTTGTGGCAGAGCTGCCAGTGTTCTTTCTCACATCCTCAAGGGCAACAACCATTGCAAAGAAAAG GTTCGGCGGATTGAACTTGAAGCACCTATGGCCACATTTGGAGGTCCAGAACCTCTAATGCACCGTTTGGTGAAGTACCTCGCTCTTACCTCCTCAATGAGAAGCAAAGATGGAAAATCAAGCACATCtgggaatatttttgttcaGGCTGTTATCCTGAAACTGCTGGTTATTTGGCTCTCTGATTGTCCAAGTGCTTTGGAATCATTCCTTGATTCGCGCCCTCATCTAACATATTTGCTTGAACTAGTGTCAGATTCCTCCGCCATTGTTTGTGTAAGGGGATTGGCTGCAGTACTAATGGGAGAATGTATAATTTACAATAAAAACAATGGTACTGGTAGGGATGCTTTAAGCATAGTCGATGCCATAAGCCAAAAAGTTGGGCTTACATCGTACTTTCAAAAGTTTGATGAAATGCAGAAAAGCTTTCTTTTTACATCAGCAAAGCCAGCTTTGGCACGTAAACCACTGACAAGATCTAATGCTGCCAGCATGGCTGGTATTGAAGATGTGGATGATGAGGCAGCTGATCAGAAGAACGAGGATCATCCTTTGCTTGCATCTATCTTCGATTCTCAGTTTGTCTACTTTGTGAAGCGCTTGGAGGCCGAAATTAGAGAAAAGACTGTAGAACTATACAGTCAACCAAAGAGCCAAGTGGCAGTTGTACCAGCAGAGCTTGAGCAAAAGAGTGGGGAAAGTGATGGTGACTATATCAATAGGTTGAAGAATTTTGTACAGAAACAGTGCGTCGAGATACAG GACCTTTTGAGTCGAAATGCAACATTGGCGGAGGATCTTGCCAAAACGGGTGGAGATCCTTCATCTCAACTGGAGCATCGAGTTAGCGGAGGATCAGAAAGAGTTCAACTGGAGACACTTCGTATAGACCTCCAAGAAGCTTCCCAACGCTTGGAAATGCTCAAGACGGAGAAGGCTAAGGTTGAAGCCGAGGCTTCGATGTATAAAAACCTAGCCAGTAAGATGGAATCTGACCTACAAAGCCTGTCAGATGCATACAACAGTCTGGAAGAGACAAATTTCCATCTAGAAAAGGAAGTGAAGTCTTTAAAGAGCAGCGGAGCAACTGCTGCCCCCGACATCGAGGCAATAAAGGCAGAAGCGAGGGAAGAAGCTCAGAAGGAGAGTGAAGCTGAACTAAACGATCTTCTCGTCTGCCTTGGACAGGAGCAGAGCAAGGTAGAGAAGCTGAGCACGAGACTAGAGGAGCTGGGCGAGGATGTGGATAAATTGCTAGAAGGAATTGGTGACGACGCAGGACTTGGTGTTGATGACGACGAAGATGAACAAGActga